The Acidipropionibacterium virtanenii DNA segment GGGCCGTCCTCATGATGGCCTGGATGGACGACGAGGCCCTGGCCCGCACCCTGGCCACCCGCAAGGCCACCTACTGGTCGCGGTCGCGTTCCGAGTACTGGGTCAAGGGGGAGACCTCCGGCCACACCCAGCACGTCCGCGAGGTCCGTCTGGACTGCGACGGCGACACCATCCTCTTGAGGGTCGACCAGACAGGCGGAGCCTGCCACACCGGCGACCACACCTGCTTCGACGCCGACCAGCTGCTGGGGGACCAGTGACCCAGAACCTCACCATCGAACCCACCCTCGATCAGTTCCGCGCACTGGCCGCCGAGCCCGGCCGCGGTGTCATCAGCGTGCGCGCCAGACTCACCGCCGACGACGTCACCCCCGTCGGCGTCTACAACCATCTGTGCGGAACCCGCGATCTCACCTTCCTGCTGGAATCGGCCGAGGCCGGCATCTGGTCGCGCTGGTCCTTCATCGGCGTGCGCTGCGAGACCGCACTCACCAGCGTCGACGGACATGCCGAGTGGATCGGGGAACGGCCCGCCGGCGTCGACGGGCACACCGATCCGCTCGACGCCCTCGGTTCCTCTCTGAAAGCCCTGCGGTCCCCACGCGAGGACGGCATGCCTCCACTGACGTCGGGATTCATCGGCTACCTCGGCTACGATGTCGTCCGCCGCCTGGAGCAGATCGGCGAGAGCACGCTCGACGACCTCCAGCTGCCCGAACTGTGCTTCATGCTCGTCGGCGAGATGGCCGTCGTCGACCACCATCGCGGCGAGCTGTGGCTCATCTCCAACGAGTACCGGCCCGCCGCCGACTCAGCACAGATCGACTCAGCACAGATCGACGCCGCCTGGCGCCGCGCCGTGAACCGAATCGAGCAGATGGCCGAGCGCCTCGCCGAACCCAGGGCCAGCCTCACCGAGATCGACCACGGTCTGGCCGACGTCACGGTCGTGCGCCAGCGCACCCCCGAACAGTTCGCCGGGATGGTCGACGCCGCCATCGAGAAGATCCGCGACGGCGAGGTCTTCCAGGTGGTCCCCAGCCAGCGCTTCGACATCGAGACCGGCGCCGAGGCACTGGACCTCTACCGGCAGCTGCGTCGTCGCAACCCCAGCCCCTACCTGTACCTGCTGAGGCTGCCCGGATTCGCCGTCGTCGGCTCCTCCCCGGAGGCACTGGTGACCCTGACAGACGGTGTGGCCACCACCCATCCCATCGCCGGCACCCGTCCCCGCGGGGCCACCGCGGCCGCGGACAGCGCCCTGGAGGCCGAGCTGCTGGCCGATGAGAAGGAGCGCTCCGAGCACACCATGCTCGTCGACCTGGGACGCAACGATCTCGGCCGGGTCTGCGAACCCGGCACCGTCAACGTCACCCAGTTCATGCACGTGGGCCGCTACTCCCATGTGATGCATCTGGAGGCCTCGGTCACCGGCACGCCGCGGCCGGATGTGAGCGCCCTGGACGTCACCCTCTCCTGCTTCCCGGCCGGCACCCTGTCAGGTGCTCCCAAGATCAGCGCCATGCGCATCATCGAGGACATGGAGGCCACCCGCCGCGGCGTCTACGGGGGAGTCGTCGGCTACTTCGACCTGGCCGGCAACTCCGATGTCGCCATCGCGATCCGCACCGCCGTCCTCAAGGACGGCGTCGCCCACGTCCAGGCCGGAGCCGGCATCGTGCTCGACTCGATCGGGCTGTCTGAGAACCGGGAGTGCGAGAACAAGGCCGCCGCCGTCCTCGACGCCGTGCGCGGCGCCGAGGCCTGGTCAAGGGCCCACGCCACCGGAACCCACGTCGTCGATGCCTGATCCTGAGGTGGAACAGGCCGAGGTGGAACAGGCCAGTGTGCTGCCTGCCGGCCTGCGCGCGGCCCTGACGGCCCTGCCCCTGCTGTCCGCAGTCGTCGCAGTCGCGGTGGCGGGCCGCACCTGGCGCCAGGTGGGCACGGTCGCGGTGACCGGTGACCAGCTCACCAGTGATCTCGCCCGGGGGCTCGGACTGCTGTCGCTGGCCGCCTGGGCCCTGCTCCTGGTGGTGGGCGGCACCGGCCGCCGCGTCGTCGGCGTCCTGGAGGCCCTGATCGGTGCCGGGCTGGTGGCAGTGGTCGCCACTTCGGACTCCCTGCCGACGGGTCTCCAGGACCGCGGAGTCACGGAGGCCGCGCTGGCCTCGGCCCCCCTCCACTCAGCTGGCTGGCTGGCCCTGGCGGCCGCGATCCTGCTGGTCCTCGGCGGTGCGACGCTGGCCGTCCTGGCCCGCCGGTGGCCGCCGCGGGGCTCCCGATTCACCCGGAGTCGCACCGAACCCGAGAATCCACGGGAGACCCGCGACATCTGGGCGGCGATGGATCGTGGCGAGGATCCCACCGTCGACCCCGACGGCGAGCCTCCGGCGAACTGAGGCTCTGGGCTATCCCGGACGCCCTGATCACTGCCTGAGAGGGCCCGGACAGGCCTGTCCGGCGCGGTAAGGTGCGCCTCATGGACCGGTTGCGGCCCAGGGTCCCACCCATCTGCGCCGATGAGCGCCGTACAAGCCAATCAACGCACGAGAAGGCAATCCAGGAGGAGCCATGAGCAGTCCGGCAGAGCCCGCCCCCAGCCGGGCCCGGCAGGTCCGCGAGTACGAGGACGGCAAGAGCCCCGCCGCATGGACCGGCGTCATCATCGCGGCCGTCGGCTTCATCGTGGCCACTGTCGGATCCCTGGCCGGCCCGAACTGGCCGATCATCATCGTCGGGGCCTCATTGATCGTGGTCGCTCTCATCGTGGCCGGGATCATGAAGGCCGCCGGACTCGGCCAGAGCCACTGAGGAGGGTCATGTCCGTCACACCCAGACAGACCGGTACCGTGCTGGACGAGATCATCGCCGGGGTGCTGACCGACCTGCGGGGGCGCCAGGAGCTGGTCGAGGAGGCAGGCCTGCGCGAGGCCGCCGAACTCATCGACCCGCCCCTGGACCCTCAGCGGGCGCTGCGGGCCGACGGCCTGTCGGTGATCGCCGAGGTCAAGCGCGCGAGCCCCTCCAAGGGTCACCTCGCCGAGATCCGCGATCCCTCCGTGCTGGCCGGGAACTACCAGGCCGGCGGTGCCACCGCCATCAGCGTGCTCACCGAGGCCCGCCGGTTCAACGGCTCCCTGGCCGATCTCGACGCCGTGCGCGCAGGCGTCGGCATCCCGGTGCTGCGCAAAGACTTCATCGTCACCGAGTACCAGGTGCTGGAGGCCCGCGCCCACGGGGCCGATCTGGTGCTGCTCATCGTCGCGGCCCTCGACGACGCCGAGCTGGAGACCCTCTACCGGCTGATCCGTCGGCTGGGCATGACCGCCCTGGTGGAGGTCCACAACGCTGAGGAGGCCCGGCGCGCCGCTCACCTCGGAGCCTCGGTGATCGGCGTCAACGCCCGCAACCTCAAGACCCTCGATGTCGACACCGGCATCTTCGCCGAGCTGCTTCCCCAGCTGCCCGAACAGACGGTCAAGATCGCCGAGTCGGGGATCCTCACCCTCGACGACGCCCTCGCCGCCCACCGGGCCGGAGCCGACGCGATACTCGTCGGCGAGGCCCTGGTGCGCTCGGGAGACCCGGCGGCGTTCATCGCCTCGATCCGCGAGGCGACCTCCTCCTGAGTGCCGCAGCGGCCCCCTCCTGAACCCCAAGAAAGAACGTGAGTATTCATGTCACCCACACCTGTGTCACCTCATGCCGCTCAGGAGGCGGCTGTGAGGGAGCAGACCCTGCCCGATGAGCGCGGCCACTTCGACCGGTTCGGGGGACGATTCGTGCCCGAGGCCCTCCAGGCCGCGCTCAATCAGCTCGATGAGGTCTTCACCGAGGCGATGGCCGACCAGGCCTTCCTCGACGAGCTCGACGCGCTGCGCCGCGACTACGCCGGACGCCCCAGCCCGCTCACCGAGGCCCACCGCTTCGCCGAACACTGTCGGGGCGCCCGCGTCCTCCTCAAGCGCGAGGACCTCAACCACACCGGCTCCCACAAGATCAACAACGTGCTCGGCCAGGCCCTGCTGGCCCGACGGATGGGCAAGCACCGGCTCATCGCCGAGACCGGAGCCGGACAGCACGGGGTCGCCACCGCCACCGTCGCCGCCATGCTGGGCATGGAGTGCCGGGTCTACATGGGCAAGGTCGACACCGACCGGCAGGCCCTCAATGTGGCCCGGATGCAGCTGCTGGGCGCCGAGGTGGTGGCAGTGGAGGCCGGCTCCCAGACGCTCAAGGACGCCATGAACGAGGCCATGCGCGACTGGGTGGCCCATGTCGCCGACACCCACTACCTGATCGGCACCGCTTCGGGCCCGGCACCCTTCCCCAAGGTGGTTCGCGAGTTCCAGCGGATCATCTCCACCGAGTCCCGCAGCCAGATCCTGGCCGCGACCGGCAGACTGCCCGACGCCGTGTGCGCCTGCGTGGGCGGCGGCTCGAACGCGATCGGCTCCTTCGCCGAGTACATCCGCGACCCCGAGGTCGCTCTCTACGGCTTCGAGGCCGGGGGAGAGGGAGTGGCCACCGGGCGCCACGCCGCGTCGATCACCGGGGGATCGGTCGGCGTGCTGCACGGCACCCGCACCTTCATCCTCCAGGACTCCGACGGCCAGACCGTCGAGTCCCACTCCATCTCCGCCGGCCTGGACTACCCCGGGGTCGGCCCCGAGCACTCATGGCTCGCCGAGACCGGACGGGCGACTTACCTGCCGATCGACGACGACGAGGCCATGGAGGCGCTGCGCCTCCTCACCCGCACTGAGGGCATCATGCCGGCCATCGAGTCGGCCCATGCGGTCGCCGGAGCGATGAGAATCGCCGGCGACCTGAGACGCGAGGACGGCGAGAAACCGGTGATCCTCATCACCGTCTCGGGTCGCGGGGACAAGGACGTCGACACCGCGCTTCGGTGGTTCGGCCTGGACGGCAGCGTCGACGCCACCACAGGAGGCATGAAGTGAGCAGCAGCGGCGAGGCGTACCAGAAGGCCCGCGAACAGGGCCGGCCCGCCCTGGTCGGCTACCTGCCGGTGGGCCACCCCAGTGTCGACGACTCGTTGGCCGCGATGCGGGCCCTCACCGAGGGCACCACCGGAACGGGCGTCGATCTGGTGGAGATCGGCCTGCCCTACTCCGACCCCATGATGGACGGCACCGTCATCCAGCACGCCACCACCAGGGCGCTGGAACTGGGGGTGCGCACCCGCGACGCGCTGCGCGCCGCCGAGACCGTCGCCGCCACCGGCACCCACTGCGTGGTGATGACCTACTGGAACCTCATCGAGCACTACGGGGTCGACGCCTTCGCCCGCGACCTCGCCGCGGCCGGCGGCTCCGGGATCATCACGCCGGACCTGACTCCCGACGAGGCCGATGAATGGTTCGAGGCCTCCGATGAGCACGGCCTGGACCGGATCTTCCTGGTGGCCCCCTCCTCGACCGATGAGCGGCTGGCCCGCACCGTGCATGCCAGCCGCGGATGGGTGTACGCCACCAGCGTGATGGGTGTCACCGGAGCCAGGGCGCACACTTCCACCGCCGCTCCCGAGCTGGTGGCCAGGGTCAAGGCCGCCGATCCCGGGATCCCGGTGGGTGTCGGCCTGGGCGTCTCCGACGGGGACCAGGCCGCCGAACTCGGGGCCTTCGCCGACGGTGTCATCGTCGGATCCGCGCTGGTCCGGGCGCTGGTGGAGGCCGACGAGTCCGGGGCCGGCGCCGCGGCCGGTATCGAGCGGATGCGCGGCATCGTCGACGATCTGGTCGACGGGGTGCGCCGGGCCCGGCCGGTGAGGCAGGCGCAGTGATCCCCGGGCTCCCGGCCCTGGAGATCGCCCTGTCGATCCCCAGCCCGTCGATCAGCGGCTTCAGCATCGGGCCGGTGAGGATCCACTTCTACGCCCTGTGCATCCTGGCCGGGATCGTCGTCGCCTACCTCATCGGCGGACGGCGCTACCGCGCCGGGGGCGGGCGCCAGGAGGACTTCGAGACCGTCACCATCTGGGCGGTGATCGCCGGCATCGTCGGGGCCCGGATCTACCACGTCATCACCGATCACGAGCTCTACTTCGGCCCGGGCCGGACCTGGTACCACGCCTTCTTCATCTGGCAGGGCGGACTGGGGATCTGGGGCTCGATCGCCGGCGGGGCGCTGGCGGTGTGGCTCGTGTGCCGGTCCAAGGGCCTGCGGTTCTGCGATCTGGCCGATGCGCTGGCCCCCGGCATCCTGCTCGCACAGGGCATCGGAAGGCTGGGGAACTGGTTCAACCAGGAGCTCTTCGGGGGGCCGACGAGCCTGCCCTGGGGCCTGCGGATCGATCTGGAGCACCGGCCCCTGGGCTACCTGCAGTACTCGACCTTCCACCCGACCTTCCTCTACGAACTGATCTGGAACGTCGCCGGGGC contains these protein-coding regions:
- the trpA gene encoding tryptophan synthase subunit alpha; this encodes MSSSGEAYQKAREQGRPALVGYLPVGHPSVDDSLAAMRALTEGTTGTGVDLVEIGLPYSDPMMDGTVIQHATTRALELGVRTRDALRAAETVAATGTHCVVMTYWNLIEHYGVDAFARDLAAAGGSGIITPDLTPDEADEWFEASDEHGLDRIFLVAPSSTDERLARTVHASRGWVYATSVMGVTGARAHTSTAAPELVARVKAADPGIPVGVGLGVSDGDQAAELGAFADGVIVGSALVRALVEADESGAGAAAGIERMRGIVDDLVDGVRRARPVRQAQ
- a CDS encoding HGxxPAAW family protein; protein product: MSSPAEPAPSRARQVREYEDGKSPAAWTGVIIAAVGFIVATVGSLAGPNWPIIIVGASLIVVALIVAGIMKAAGLGQSH
- a CDS encoding chorismate-binding protein, with the protein product MTQNLTIEPTLDQFRALAAEPGRGVISVRARLTADDVTPVGVYNHLCGTRDLTFLLESAEAGIWSRWSFIGVRCETALTSVDGHAEWIGERPAGVDGHTDPLDALGSSLKALRSPREDGMPPLTSGFIGYLGYDVVRRLEQIGESTLDDLQLPELCFMLVGEMAVVDHHRGELWLISNEYRPAADSAQIDSAQIDAAWRRAVNRIEQMAERLAEPRASLTEIDHGLADVTVVRQRTPEQFAGMVDAAIEKIRDGEVFQVVPSQRFDIETGAEALDLYRQLRRRNPSPYLYLLRLPGFAVVGSSPEALVTLTDGVATTHPIAGTRPRGATAAADSALEAELLADEKERSEHTMLVDLGRNDLGRVCEPGTVNVTQFMHVGRYSHVMHLEASVTGTPRPDVSALDVTLSCFPAGTLSGAPKISAMRIIEDMEATRRGVYGGVVGYFDLAGNSDVAIAIRTAVLKDGVAHVQAGAGIVLDSIGLSENRECENKAAAVLDAVRGAEAWSRAHATGTHVVDA
- a CDS encoding Trp biosynthesis-associated membrane protein, with the protein product MPDPEVEQAEVEQASVLPAGLRAALTALPLLSAVVAVAVAGRTWRQVGTVAVTGDQLTSDLARGLGLLSLAAWALLLVVGGTGRRVVGVLEALIGAGLVAVVATSDSLPTGLQDRGVTEAALASAPLHSAGWLALAAAILLVLGGATLAVLARRWPPRGSRFTRSRTEPENPRETRDIWAAMDRGEDPTVDPDGEPPAN
- the trpB gene encoding tryptophan synthase subunit beta, whose protein sequence is MSPTPVSPHAAQEAAVREQTLPDERGHFDRFGGRFVPEALQAALNQLDEVFTEAMADQAFLDELDALRRDYAGRPSPLTEAHRFAEHCRGARVLLKREDLNHTGSHKINNVLGQALLARRMGKHRLIAETGAGQHGVATATVAAMLGMECRVYMGKVDTDRQALNVARMQLLGAEVVAVEAGSQTLKDAMNEAMRDWVAHVADTHYLIGTASGPAPFPKVVREFQRIISTESRSQILAATGRLPDAVCACVGGGSNAIGSFAEYIRDPEVALYGFEAGGEGVATGRHAASITGGSVGVLHGTRTFILQDSDGQTVESHSISAGLDYPGVGPEHSWLAETGRATYLPIDDDEAMEALRLLTRTEGIMPAIESAHAVAGAMRIAGDLRREDGEKPVILITVSGRGDKDVDTALRWFGLDGSVDATTGGMK
- the trpC gene encoding indole-3-glycerol phosphate synthase TrpC; protein product: MSVTPRQTGTVLDEIIAGVLTDLRGRQELVEEAGLREAAELIDPPLDPQRALRADGLSVIAEVKRASPSKGHLAEIRDPSVLAGNYQAGGATAISVLTEARRFNGSLADLDAVRAGVGIPVLRKDFIVTEYQVLEARAHGADLVLLIVAALDDAELETLYRLIRRLGMTALVEVHNAEEARRAAHLGASVIGVNARNLKTLDVDTGIFAELLPQLPEQTVKIAESGILTLDDALAAHRAGADAILVGEALVRSGDPAAFIASIREATSS
- the hisI gene encoding phosphoribosyl-AMP cyclohydrolase, which translates into the protein MSLDPAIAARLKRNPDGLVPAVVQEDSTGAVLMMAWMDDEALARTLATRKATYWSRSRSEYWVKGETSGHTQHVREVRLDCDGDTILLRVDQTGGACHTGDHTCFDADQLLGDQ
- the lgt gene encoding prolipoprotein diacylglyceryl transferase, with the protein product MIPGLPALEIALSIPSPSISGFSIGPVRIHFYALCILAGIVVAYLIGGRRYRAGGGRQEDFETVTIWAVIAGIVGARIYHVITDHELYFGPGRTWYHAFFIWQGGLGIWGSIAGGALAVWLVCRSKGLRFCDLADALAPGILLAQGIGRLGNWFNQELFGGPTSLPWGLRIDLEHRPLGYLQYSTFHPTFLYELIWNVAGACFLLWADRRWKLGRGKLFCLYVVTYTFGRFWVERLRIDPANHVNGWRINSYTSLLVFLAGLVLFIWLLRNKPGATAPETGVPASGNDAGPVGSEAADGDGSELSGGDEPDGASEETKGEESAE